From a single Leishmania mexicana MHOM/GT/2001/U1103 complete genome, chromosome 7 genomic region:
- a CDS encoding putative ubiquitin activating E1 enzyme produces MSAVSGKPHLTFSDLQLSIDVGFWEQLRQLKLTEWRLEEPHASLAGVIRANVSDRVFLTPANLVHLSAGSLGPSTLTQVAADNAADVVSVQVQGTVKSFNFAEELNALNLRNALLSIVAKTLLGPAVALYASAEEEADAWGNMPFATLCMFTYIDAKAYSFFHWEAFPSTAIESAVLVDCLVLGASPALPFSADAAQAMHRHGTSLLRQKPERACNPFLAVCTNDSVEFISFSPTAFVTATATKGDSVVVCLFDFSDAVGSISLPVRNVITCLRLAVPSLTTLRLYALRSGGTEKSVFVKLEFDAIEESLVTSLRERLTGASFADLARVKWKEEFPSLKASGWRKKKIESLDLGAFINPVQRADSDSRFNLELMKWRVLPSLALDQIARCKALLLGTGTLGCNVARNLLMWGVRDLTLVDRGRVSFSNLARQSLFTFEAAKDGKTKVDAAAEAIRAIIPSAVVRPVPLTIHMPGHRIDEAKADKALGEIHRLEELIAESDVVFLLTDSREARWVPTIIAAATGTPVINVALGFDTYVVMRHGVPVQTSRSNAVGEDDCRDTLRTPLGCYFCSDIIAPTDSLSFRALDEQCTVTRPAVSSIASAIAVDLLAELYQHPSGFRCPAYREAATGESDQGRCRLGVIPQQIRGSVFSHTMHHLCGERNPFCTACADALLRAYKEGGSEFLLRCVNSPSFIEEVCGVKALKAKWEADMDATGWSSDEEWAD; encoded by the coding sequence ATGAGCGCCGTGAGCGGTAAACCGCATCTCACCTTCTCGGACCTCCAGCTGTCCATCGACGTTGGGTTCTGGGAGCAACTCCGGCAGCTCAAGCTGACCGAGTGGAGACTGGAGGAGCCGCATGCTTCCCTGGCCGGCGTTATCCGCGCCAACGTTTCCGACCGCGTATTTTTGACTCCAGCAAACCTGGTGCACCTGAGCGCTGGCAGTCTGGGTCCTTCGACGCTCACCCAGGTTGCAGCGGACAACGCTGCCGATGTTGTGAGCGTGCAGGTGCAAGGGACGGTGAAGAGCTTCAACTTTGCTGAGGAGCTCAATGCGCTGAATTTGCGGAACGCACTACTTTCGATCGTGGCGAAGACATTGCTGGGGCCTGCTGTGGCGTTGTACGCCAGCgccgaagaggaggcggatgcgTGGGGCAACATGCCGTTTGCCACCCTTTGCATGTTCACTTACATTGATGCAAAGGCGTACAGCTTTTTTCACTGGGAGGCTTTCCCGTCCACTGCCATCGAGAGCGCTGTACTAGTTGACTGTCTAGTGCTCGGTGCATCGCCTGCGCTTCCGTTTtccgctgacgctgcgcaAGCGATGCATCGCCACGGGACAAGCCTGCTCCGTCAGAAACCTGAGCGGGCCTGCAACCCGTTTCTGGCTGTCTGTACCAACGACAGCGTAGAGTTCATCTCTTTCTCGCCAACCGCCTTTGTCACTGCCACTGCAACGAAGGGTGACAGTGTTGTCGTGTGCTTGTTCGACTTTTCCGACGCCGTGGGGAGCATTAGTCTTCCGGTGCGGAACGTGATCACGTGCCTACGACTTGCGGTGCCGTCCCTCACCACCCTCCGTCTCTACGCGCTGCGGTCTGGAGGCACGGAGAAGAGTGTATTTGTGAAGCTCGAGTTCGACGCCATCGAGGAGTCGCTTGTTACTTCTCTCCGAGAGCGGCTGACGGGCGCGTCGTTCGCCGACCTGGCGCGCGTAAAGTGGAAGGAGGAGTTTCCCTCTCTCAAGGCCTCAGGGTGGCGCAAGAAGAAGATCGAGAGCCTGGACCTGGGGGCCTTTATTAACCCCGTCCAGCGGGCTGACAGCGATTCTCGCTTTAACCTCGAACTTATGAAGTGGCGCGTGTTGCCGTCACTGGCGTTAGATCAGATTGCCAGGTGCAAAGCGCTTCTTCTTGGTACTGGCACCCTGGGCTGCAACGTGGCACGAAATCTGCTGATGTGGGGAGTCCGTGACCTCACCCTGGTCGACCGTGGCCGTGTCTCCTTCTCAAACTTGGCGCGGCAGTCGTTGTTCACCTTCGAGGCAGCGAAAGACGGCAAGACTAAGGTGGACGCAGCTGCCGAGGCAATTCGCGCCATCATCCCATCTGCGGTGGTACGGCCGGTTCCTTTGACCATCCACATGCCAGGGCATCGCATCGATGAGGCGAAGGCGGATAAGGCGCTGGGCGAAATTCACCGACTGGAAGAGCTCATCGCCGAGAGCGACGTTGTGTTTCTCCTCACCGACTCGCGCGAGGCTCGCTGGGTGCCGACCATCATtgctgcagcgacagggACGCCTGTCATCAACGTTGCCCTCGGCTTCGACACGTATGTGGTAATGCGTCACGGCGTGCCGGTGCAGACCTCCCGCTCCAACGCTGTAGGGGAGGACGACTGCCGTGACACACTTCGCACCCCCTTGGGATGCTACTTTTGCAGCGACATCATAGCACCCACAGACAGCCTCAGCTTCCGTGCGCTGGATGAGCAATGCACGGTTACTCGACCAGCGGTATCGTCCATTGCGTCGGCAATCGCGGTCGATCTGTTGGCCGAGTTGTATCAGCACCCCAGTGGCTTTCGGTGCCCAGCCTATCGTGAGGCCGCCACCGGTGAAAGTGATCAggggcggtgccgcctcGGGGTCATCCCGCAGCAGATCCGCGGCAGCGTCTTCTCACACACGATGCACCACCTGTGTGGTGAGCGGAACCCTTTCTGCACTGCCTGCGCCGACGCGCTTTTGCGTGCGTacaaggagggagggagcgagtTTCTCCTGCGGTGCGTCAACAGTCCATCGTTTATAGAAGAGGTCTGTGGGGTAAAGGCGCTGAAGGCAAAGTGGGAGGCGGACATGGACGCGACAGGCTGGAGCTCTGACGAGGAGTGGGCTGACTAG
- a CDS encoding alpha-adaptin-like protein, giving the protein MDMRGLAHFIRDIRRATGNKKEEESRVDEELAKIRAKFIQTSTMTTYDRKKYVCKLMFISMLGYPITFGHIEGLKLMSQESPSAKLIGYLSTSVLLNENSDLLTLTTHTVYRDLLSASDLSRSLALSAVANTGSRDFVEVMHEGVFSIVMDDSINQHIHKKALLTLLHIYRKYPEIVDLNTVIPKAAELLLSTQDGVSMCAVTFLNGCISKESRHLYRGIPEKLIQVLARIILEKQTEPGYVYYGVPAPWLQAKLLRLLQYFPLPSEADQRNRIILVLRKVVKATDKVLKDAQAQQKQRGTQSRVSAMNAVLFEVVSLCIQWDVGSKLILECVALISSFLSDKRESNLRYIGLSLLARLSFVDVPGFNFQMHCRQHQPQIIVSLHDSDASIRKKALDVLVAMCNRSTADDIIKELISYLPIAADPNFKTSLVLSIALLSEKYCKDYNVYVDIMLTVVSEAGDLCPPDIVHRVVQVVVNDPSVQKRAANIVFQELRKKANVPEVMLRVAAFVLGEFGYQIALNTESTPMVQLNLLTQKLSFTSVVTQSIIISTFSKFYTLYDDVAVRERIVKTLQAYTNSPHPELQQRATEFIALLEFARSELLEKVFEPMPPFRDDVSTVMNQVKRLQSSVQDIWALKILERGVEGVSHTGKRKPKSESADKQKDQAKRGISLNDPSSVSTAVPLQGDNTDQAYAELDALLDVSLPSQDVDRARSVYEEHRRRLFELSRADKGVLFSNESIELQCTKSTYGADSRMTVVVRDKTGEGLVQVAVEVIRAEAGLIVQSRTKDGTTVAPWGTITIEFAARSCFAFRSPPSVRMQYAPASDSARVCTDVLSLPILPTTFFTPYQVDSDANFSRLYETTKQASTFAGWRKAASPSRRVDVNALIQLLELQGYRTKMTGSGTIVGVAAFAVQPKERVEYVPVVCEIQTSASEMQVFVYTEESVLQHGALDTVEFSLQ; this is encoded by the coding sequence ATGGACATGCGAGGTCTCGCCCACTTTATTCGGGACATCCGTCGTGCAACTGGAAACAagaaggaggaagagagtcGCGTGGATGAAGAACTCGCAAAGATACGCGCCAAGTTCATTCAAACTAGCACAATGACGACATACGATCGAAAGAAGTACGTGTGCAAGTTGATGTTCATCTCGATGCTCGGCTACCCCATTACCTTTGGCCATATCGAAGGCCTGAAACTCATGTCACAGGAGAGCCCGTCCGCCAAGCTCATCGGGTACCTCTCCACTTCCGTGCTGCTGAACGAAAACAGTGATCTTCTGACGCTCACCACACACACTGTGTATCGGGACCTTCTCTCGGCATCTGACTTGAGTCGCAGTCTCGCCCTCTCAGCCGTCGCGAACACGGGAAGCCGCGATTTTGTAGAGGTGATGCACGAAGGCGTCTTTTCCATTGTCATGGATGACAGCATCAACCAGCACATCCACAAGAAGGCGCTtctgacgctgctgcacattTATCGCAAGTACCCCGAGATTGTTGATCTGAATACCGTGATTCCTAAGGCGGCAGAGCTGCTTCTATCGACACAGGACGGTGTCAGCATGTGCGCTGTGACATTTCTTAACGGCTGCATCAGCAAGGAGTCGAGGCACCTTTACAGAGGCATCCCCGAGAAGCTGATCCAGGTTTTGGCACGCATCATTCTGGAAAAGCAGACGGAGCCAGGCTACGTATACTACGGTGTTCCAGCACCATGGCTTCAGGCGAAGCtcctgcggctgctgcagtaTTTCCCGCTTCCGTCGGAGGCTGACCAGCGCAACCGCATAATCCTCGTTCTCCGAAAGGTTGTCAAGGCGACGGATAAGGTGCTGAAGgatgcgcaggcgcagcagaagcagcgtgGCACGCAGAGCCGCGTCAGCGCTATGAACGCGGTGCTGTTCGAGGTGGTGTCACTGTGCATCCAGTGGGATGTCGGCTCCAAGCTGATTTTGGAGTGCGTGGCCCTCATCAGCTCCTTTCTCTCCGACAAGCGGGAGTCGAATCTGCGCTACATCGGCCTTAGCTTGCTGGCCCGGCTCAGCTTTGTGGACGTCCCCGGCTTCAACTTTCAGATGCACTGCCGTCAGCACCAGCCTCAGATTATCGTTAGCCTGCACGACTCAGACGCCTCGATTCGGAAAAAGGCGCTCGATGTCCTCGTGGCTATGTGCAACCGGAGCACCGCTGACGACATCATCAAGGAACTCATCTCCTACCTCCCCATTGCCGCGGACCCCAACTTCAAGACGAGCCTCGTTCTCTCGATCGCACTTCTATCAGAGAAGTACTGCAAGGACTACAATGTGTATGTGGATATCATGCTCACCGTTGTGTCGGAGGCAGGTGATCTATGCCCGCCAGATATCGTGCACCGCGTCGTTCAGGTTGTCGTCAACGATCCGTCCGTGCAGAAGCGTGCGGCGAACATAGTCTTCCAGGAACTACGGAAAAAGGCAAACGTGCCAGAGGTGATGCTGCGTGTCGCTGCGTTCGTGCTCGGCGAGTTCGGCTACCAGATCGCGCTGAACACCGAGAGCACGCCGATGGTGCAGCTCAACCTCCTGACACAGAAGCTGAGCTTCACCTCGGTGGTCACGCAGAGCATCATCATCAGTACATTTTCCAAGTTCTACACGCTCTATGACGACGTTGCGGTGCGCGAGCGCATTGTGAAGACGCTGCAGGCGTACACCAACAGCCCGCACCCGGAgttgcagcagcgtgcaACAGAGTTCATTGCACTGCTGGAGTTTGCGCGGAGTGAACTGCTAGAGAAGGTCTTCGAGCCCATGCCACCTTTCCGAGACGATGTGAGCACTGTCATGAACCAGGTGAAGAGGTTGCAGAGCAGTGTGCAGGACATTTGGGCCCTGAAGATTctcgagcgcggcgtggAGGGTGTGAGCCACACGGGCAAGCGCAAGCCTAAGTCGGAGTCCGCCGATAAACAGAAGGACCAGGCAAAGCGAGGAATCTCACTGAACGATCCCTCGTCTGTGTCGACGGCAGTCCCTCTGCAAGGTGACAACACCGACCAGGCCTACGCGGAGCTTGACGCCTTGCTCGACGTGTCCCTCCCTTCCCAGGATGTGGATCGTGCTCGCAGCGTCTACGaagagcaccgccgccgcctcttcgaGCTTTCGCGCGCTGACAAGGGCGTGCTCTTCTCGAACGAGTCGATCGAGCTTCAGTGTACCAAGTCAACGTACGGGGCGGACAGTCGgatgacggtggtggtgcgtgaCAAGACAGGCGAGGGTCTCGTGCAGGTGGCAGTGGAGGTCATCCGTGCCGAGGCGGGGCTCATTGTGCAGTCGCGCACAAAAGACGGGACCACTGTGGCACCTTGGGGCACAATCACAATCGAGTTTGCCGCCCGCTCATGCTTTGCCTTTAGAAGCCCGCCGAGTGTGCGAATGCAGTACGCGCCGGCGTCCgacagcgcgcgcgtgtgcaccgaCGTTCTGTCACTGCCAATCCTTCCCACGACTTTCTTCACCCCATACCAGGTAGACTCGGACGCCAACTTTAGTCGGCTGTATGAAACAACAAAGCAGGCATCGACCTTCGCCGGCTGGCGCaaggcggcgtcgccttcGCGGAGGGTAGATGTCAACGCACTCATCCAGCTGCTCGAGCTACAAGGATACCGGACCAAAATGACTGGATCGGGCACCATCGTTGGCGTCGCCGCGTTCGCGGTGCAGCCGAAGGAGCGCGTCGAGTACGTACCTGTCGTGTGCGAGATACAGACATCCGCAAGTGAAATGCAGGTGTTTGTGTACACCGAGGAATCGGTGCTTCAGCATGGTGCCCTGGACACAGTGGAGTTCTCCCTACAATAG
- a CDS encoding putative cytochrome c1, heme protein, mitochondrial precursor, giving the protein MAGKKAHPIKRDWYWNHNDRFEIWHSLDWPSVRRGRQIYTEVFAPCHSLGRMTFTHFQGFMTREEIKQLASQYEMIDSEPDAEGNLNRRPGKPTDTLPTPYPNQRAAQFANNGAEPPDLQHAVFGKEGGSDYIFSLVTGYNWGNGELLEIPPFAPELKPGQFWNPYFKGCVLSMPPPLSDGLVDYEDGTPATISQMAKDVVNFLRWSAESEYDDRRVAFWKVITTVGLVNCLLLHYGQKNTNWRIYGRTTFRYWKKAW; this is encoded by the coding sequence ATGGCGGGCAAGAAAGCGCACCCCATCAAGCGTGATTGGTATTGGAACCACAATGACCGCTTCGAGATTTGGCACAGCCTTGACTGGCCCTCGgtccgccgcggccgccagATCTACACAGAGGTATTCGCGCCGTGCCACTCACTGGGCCGCATGACCTTCACCCACTTCCAGGGTTTTATGACCCGCGAGGAGATCAAGCAGCTGGCCTCCCAGTACGAGATGATTGACAGCGAGCCGGATGCTGAGGGTAACCTGAACCGCCGCCCCGGCAAGCCGACGGACACCCTACCCACCCCTTATCCGAACCAGCGCGCCGCGCAGTTCGCCAACAACGGTGCTGAGCCCCCGGATTTGCAACACGCCGTCTTCGGCAAGGAGGGTGGTTCAGACTACATCTTTTCCCTGGTGACCGGCTACAATTGGGGCAATGGTGAGCTGCTGGAGATTCCACCGTTCGCGCCTGAGCTGAAGCCCGGTCAGTTCTGGAACCCCTACTTCAAGGGTTGCGTGCTCtccatgccgccgccgctctcggaTGGCCTGGTAGACTACGAAGATGGAACCCCTGCCACGATCAGCCAGATGGCCAAGGACGTCGTGAACTTCCTGCGCTGGTCCGCCGAGTCTGAGTACGATGACCGCCGTGTAGCCTTTTGGAAGGTGATCACAACCGTAGGCCTGGTTAACTGCCTGCTCCTACACTACGGTCAGAAGAACACGAACTGGCGCATCTACGGTCGCACTACGTTCCGCTACTGGAAGAAGGCATGGTAG
- a CDS encoding putative Golgi/lysosome glycoprotein, with protein sequence MFRMKSLKLLVVIGVSLVLCSTLSLATENGKRLYPACGVTEHTTSASSQVASTLYSFSGRTHSLTMTCLAYEVVSVQNDRTEEDYCLVQHQTEYMYALTVQAVYTADNGATVVRNFSIRDMRGGSLTELTTTMPTRSRFSILFTNLATDPRCNLRVRALLSYEMEDKSGAGSSIPTVVAVSPHTVYSKSPDRSFLVLDHGVGQVPNSTDIVSLVDFSQGTCDRPDGDVIYMDYYTTIPTTVHVDGNRAQFSVRATTFHDPNTYRVCYRAQHSQVTAQIGVITVYAGNPAYYDVVGGVNEKGEVLVGTETTIKFYGYDLDTRKNGDEAKFVEFTNECDTGSPAGGVPLANDLEPEDNYGPNTTYSLWKWTMTEGGSYKVCYKRNAVNVWTEVPFIEDVAIADRPGESTTQAPVPTPTHPSTHAECPMATETAEHPWFKFKSAKIVLKTKKLPGDFLSTLSSLLCLKRSMFTLAHLRHSKEGKQVVFLVLNCEEDENAAVRECSSIERLNYFVSLSKKQLEDHGIESVQGSTHMLAFDDDENSGNMFGLILLCASILAAAGMVVFAVGRYMERRHHFVQFGLDDDDIDDMYDFNAVPSSAMRNQYDATPQAEPVRIANSVIEIED encoded by the coding sequence ATGTTCCGAATGAAGTCTCTGAAGCTTCTGGTGGTCATCGGTGTGTCGCTGGTCCTCTGCTCCACCCTTTCCCTGGCTACCGAAAATGGTAAGAGGCTGTATCCCGCGTGCGGAGTCACAGAGCACACCACCTCGGCCAGCTCACAGGTGGCATCAACCCTATACAGCTTCTCGGGCCGCACGCACAGCTTGACAATGACCTGCCTGGCGTACGAGGTTGTGTCTGTGCAAAACGATCGCACAGAAGAGGACTACTGCCTTGTTCAGCATCAGACCGAGTACATGTACGCGCTCACCGTTCAGGCAGTCTACACCGCTGACAACGGCGCTACCGTGGTGCGCAATTTCTCGATTCGAGACATGAGGGGCGGATCCCTGACAGAGCTGACAACTACGATGCCCACTCGCAGTCGATTCTCCATCCTTTTCACCAACCTAGCGACGGACCCACGGTGCAACCTGCGTGTACGTGCACTCCTTTCTTACGAGATGGAGGACAAGTCTGGGGCGGGGAGCAGCATACCAACTGTGGTAGCAGTGTCACCACACACAGTGTACTCGAAAAGCCCCGATCGCAGCTTTCTTGTGCTCGACCACGGCGTTGGTCAGGTGCCGAACAGCACCGATATTGTCTCGCTTGTCGACTTCTCGCAGGGTACGTGCGACCGGCCGGATGGCGACGTGATCTACATGGACTACTACACCACAATACCGACCACAGTCCATGTCGACGGCAACCGGGCCCAGTTCAGCGTGCGTGCCACCACCTTCCACGACCCCAACACATACCGCGTGTGCTACCGTGCGCAACACAGCCAGGTGACGGCGCAGATAGGTGTCATCACTGTGTATGCTGGGAACCCGGCGTACTACGACGTCGTCGGTGGTGTCAACGAGAAGGGTGAGGTGCTGGTCGGCACTGAGACGACCATCAAGTTCTACGGCTACGACCTGGACACCCGCAAGAACGGTGACGAAGCCAAGTTTGTGGAGTTTACGAATGAGTGCGATACGGGCAGCCCCGCCGGTGGCGTCCCTCTTGCCAACGACTTGGAGCCAGAAGACAACTACGGACCGAACACCACCTACTCTCTGTGGAAGTGGACCATGACCGAGGGCGGCTCCTACAAGGTGTGCTACAAGCGCAACGCAGTCAATGTGTGGACAGAGGTGCCGTTTATCGAGGACGTCGCCATCGCTGATAGACCCGGGGAGTCCACCACCCAGGCACCTGTCCCCACACCGACGCAtccctccacacacgcgGAGTGTCCCATGGCGACCGAAACGGCGGAGCACCCGTGGTTCAAGTTTAAGAGTGCCAAGATCGTGCTCAAGACGAAGAAGCTGCCCGGCGACTTCCTGAGCACGCTGAGCAGTCTCCTCTGTCTGAAGCGGTCCATGTTCACACTGGCGCACCTGAGGCACAGCAAAGAGGGCAAGCAGGTTGTCTTCCTGGTGCTGAActgcgaggaggacgagaacgcagcggtgcgcgagTGCAGCTCGATCGAGCGCCTCAACTACTTTGTATCCTTGTCGAAAAAGCAACTCGAGGACCACGGGATCGAATCGGTGCAGGGTAGCACCCACATGCTGGCGTttgacgacgacgagaacAGCGGCAATATGTTCGGGCTCATTTTACTCTGTGCGAGCATATTGGCAGCAGCCGGCATGGTAGTCTTCGCCGTGGGTCGTTATatggagcggcgccaccactTTGTGCAGTTCGGcctggacgacgacgacattGACGACATGTACGACTTCAACGCCGTACCGAGTTCTGCCATGCGCAACCAGTACGATGCGACGCCTCAGGCAGAGCCGGTCCGCATCGCCAACTCTGTCATCGAGATAGAAGACTAG